One segment of Methanolinea mesophila DNA contains the following:
- a CDS encoding nitroreductase family protein yields the protein MPGKSMNVGTTILKCRHSVRSYKAEPVDDLVIRDALECARLAPSARNEQPWLFGVIRDETLRKEIAGLTDSGKFIADAPVCFAVFGLREEKYYLEDCCAATENLIIALQSYGVGSCWVAGEKKGYAEQVRKLLMVPDQYTLVSLLPAGYPADLTLVEKKNPEDLVFYDRFSP from the coding sequence ATGCCAGGAAAGAGCATGAATGTTGGAACGACCATCCTGAAATGCCGCCACAGCGTCCGGTCTTACAAGGCCGAGCCGGTCGACGACCTGGTGATACGGGATGCCCTCGAATGCGCCCGCCTTGCCCCTTCGGCCCGGAACGAGCAGCCCTGGCTCTTCGGGGTGATCCGGGACGAAACTCTCCGGAAAGAGATCGCAGGGCTGACCGACAGCGGGAAGTTCATCGCCGACGCTCCGGTCTGCTTTGCGGTCTTCGGGCTCCGCGAAGAGAAGTATTACCTCGAGGACTGCTGTGCCGCAACGGAGAACCTGATCATCGCCCTCCAGTCCTACGGGGTGGGGTCCTGCTGGGTGGCGGGTGAGAAAAAGGGTTATGCGGAGCAGGTCCGGAAATTGCTCATGGTTCCGGACCAGTATACACTGGTGTCGCTCCTGCCTGCCGGGTACCCCGCCGACCTGACTCTCGTGGAGAAGAAAAATCCCGAAGACCTGGTCTTTTACGACAGGTTCTCCCCATAA
- a CDS encoding class II SORL domain-containing protein codes for MQPIMEMKDIGAIINTYDMAAGEALGKRESHTPKIEAPAMAKPEEPFMLKVSVGPHPNTVEHSIRWIHLFFYEEGRAFNPIMLGKFSFNPGTTDPEVTAKVKLGKSGVLHAVEYCNLHGLWSAKKEIKIG; via the coding sequence GTGCAACCGATTATGGAAATGAAAGATATCGGAGCCATTATCAATACGTACGATATGGCCGCAGGTGAAGCCCTGGGAAAGCGAGAGAGTCACACCCCGAAGATCGAGGCGCCCGCGATGGCAAAGCCGGAAGAACCCTTCATGCTGAAGGTCTCGGTCGGACCCCACCCGAACACGGTGGAGCATTCCATCCGCTGGATTCATTTGTTCTTTTATGAAGAAGGACGGGCGTTTAATCCCATAATGCTCGGCAAATTCTCGTTCAACCCGGGGACCACCGATCCCGAGGTGACGGCCAAGGTCAAGCTCGGCAAGAGCGGGGTACTCCATGCCGTGGAATATTGCAACCTGCACGGGCTCTGGTCGGCGAAGAAAGAGATCAAGATAGGATAA
- a CDS encoding DUF475 domain-containing protein: MDIVSIVLVVAGLCLFETISSIDNAIINAEVLSTMADWARRWFLVWGLLFAVVVVRGVLPWLIVWLSAPSLGPVGAFTATFSSDPAVIAAIEESAPMLLIGGGTFLIFLFLHWIFLEEKNYGLRGEKYVESKGVWFFAAVSILLLLLVWFALEKDPVMAFGAVAGSTAFFIVHGFRQNAEEQERKMLGGKMSDISKIFYLEVIDATFSIDGVLGAFAFTLSVPLILIGNGLGAIVVRQITVGNIDRIKRYLFLKNGAMYSILFLGVIMVLDSFGVNIPPFVSPVVTFAVVGFFLAKSIRANKEPGPS; the protein is encoded by the coding sequence ATGGATATCGTCTCCATCGTCCTGGTGGTAGCAGGGCTCTGCCTCTTCGAGACCATCAGCAGCATCGACAACGCCATCATCAATGCAGAGGTCCTCTCCACGATGGCCGACTGGGCACGGAGATGGTTCCTTGTCTGGGGGCTCCTTTTTGCGGTCGTAGTGGTGCGGGGGGTTCTTCCCTGGCTTATCGTGTGGCTCTCCGCCCCCTCGCTCGGCCCGGTGGGAGCATTCACCGCAACCTTCTCGAGCGACCCGGCGGTGATCGCGGCCATCGAGGAATCGGCCCCCATGCTTCTTATCGGCGGCGGCACGTTCCTGATCTTTCTCTTCCTGCACTGGATCTTTCTGGAAGAGAAAAACTACGGGCTCCGGGGTGAAAAATACGTTGAGTCCAAAGGAGTCTGGTTTTTCGCAGCAGTCTCGATACTCCTGCTTCTCCTGGTCTGGTTTGCCCTGGAGAAAGATCCCGTAATGGCCTTCGGGGCAGTTGCCGGGTCCACCGCGTTCTTCATCGTGCACGGGTTCCGGCAGAACGCCGAGGAACAGGAGAGAAAGATGCTCGGCGGAAAAATGTCCGATATCTCCAAGATATTTTATCTCGAGGTGATCGATGCCACCTTCTCCATCGACGGCGTGCTCGGGGCGTTTGCATTCACGCTCTCGGTCCCGCTCATCCTTATCGGGAACGGTCTGGGTGCCATCGTGGTCCGCCAGATCACGGTCGGGAACATCGACCGGATAAAGAGATACCTCTTCCTGAAGAATGGTGCGATGTACTCGATCCTCTTCCTGGGGGTAATCATGGTGCTGGACAGTTTCGGGGTCAATATCCCGCCGTTCGTCTCTCCGGTGGTGACGTTCGCCGTAGTAGGGTTCTTCCTCGCAAAATCGATCAGGGCAAACAAGGAACCCGGTCCGTCCTGA
- a CDS encoding DUF3821 domain-containing protein, protein MMKMKHIISGCIAFLACIIMVLPAAGALNTIPPGGTVFIGEQGLDITDTGVTSGSNIAWYGPGGSVTNVPQATVTVDNAGSFYVIPATFQGKTGPWFTQPGNNLAFYVNDPTIGIRVIDYTAGFTLSPTAYWLPVGDTAGFRIDTNLYTMANRPGVSGAPVTIKLNGPGGVQYSSVDGYSLTNIPVSSSPFNTGAVWATGSSAYARGDYTVTAECNANSMKDNYDVVGRTVSEPVSFLLSVTNPLITSSITPTTPTTRPTTVLTTVPSTAPTTAPPTTITTVPSTVPPTSAPTTVPPTTPPTTAPGFGIWLAGIAAFIAGIVVIRRS, encoded by the coding sequence ATGATGAAGATGAAGCATATCATCTCCGGGTGCATCGCATTCCTTGCCTGCATCATCATGGTCCTGCCGGCAGCAGGTGCACTTAATACCATTCCGCCAGGAGGGACGGTATTTATCGGCGAACAGGGGCTGGATATCACCGACACTGGCGTCACCAGCGGCTCGAACATCGCGTGGTACGGTCCGGGAGGAAGCGTCACCAATGTCCCCCAGGCCACGGTGACCGTCGACAATGCCGGGTCGTTCTACGTCATCCCCGCGACGTTCCAGGGCAAGACCGGTCCCTGGTTCACCCAGCCGGGCAACAACCTTGCGTTTTACGTGAACGACCCCACGATCGGGATCCGGGTCATCGACTATACGGCAGGGTTTACCCTGAGCCCCACCGCCTACTGGCTCCCGGTGGGAGATACCGCAGGCTTCCGGATCGACACCAACCTCTACACCATGGCGAACAGGCCCGGTGTGAGCGGCGCTCCGGTCACGATTAAGCTGAACGGACCGGGAGGAGTGCAATATTCGTCGGTGGACGGGTACAGCCTGACCAATATCCCCGTATCGTCCTCCCCCTTCAACACCGGGGCAGTCTGGGCCACCGGAAGTTCAGCGTACGCACGCGGCGACTACACCGTGACCGCGGAGTGCAATGCCAACAGTATGAAGGACAACTACGACGTCGTGGGAAGGACCGTCTCCGAACCGGTATCCTTCCTGCTTTCCGTGACAAACCCGCTGATTACCAGTTCCATCACTCCCACTACTCCTACCACGAGGCCCACGACCGTGCTCACGACGGTGCCGAGCACGGCCCCCACCACCGCTCCGCCCACCACCATAACGACGGTTCCGAGCACCGTTCCGCCGACCTCCGCGCCCACGACCGTCCCCCCCACGACGCCTCCCACCACCGCACCAGGCTTCGGGATTTGGCTCGCGGGGATTGCGGCCTTTATAGCGGGAATTGTCGTAATACGAAGGTCATAA
- a CDS encoding rhodanese-like domain-containing protein codes for MVPQRDAGTFPAELDPAGCRQLIDSSPGCVILDVRTPGEYSEGHLNGAENLDFFCSDFRTKIETRDRERIYVVYCKKGHRGERTRDMMRSCGFIRVVNIRGGIENWKQSGLPVKK; via the coding sequence ATGGTCCCGCAAAGAGACGCGGGTACGTTTCCCGCCGAGCTTGATCCTGCCGGGTGCAGGCAGTTGATCGATTCTTCCCCCGGATGCGTTATCCTGGACGTAAGAACCCCCGGAGAATATTCCGAAGGTCACCTGAACGGGGCGGAGAACCTGGACTTTTTCTGTTCGGACTTCAGGACGAAGATCGAGACCCGGGACAGGGAGAGAATTTACGTGGTATATTGTAAAAAAGGGCATCGTGGAGAACGCACGAGGGACATGATGAGATCGTGCGGTTTTATCAGGGTCGTCAATATCAGGGGAGGCATAGAAAACTGGAAACAATCCGGCCTCCCCGTAAAAAAGTGA
- a CDS encoding orotidine 5'-phosphate decarboxylase / HUMPS family protein, whose amino-acid sequence MTRPILQVALDLLELPRAVQIGSEAVRGGADWIEAGTPLIKSEGMEAVRVLASRFPDRPIVADMKIADTGALEVEMAAKAGASVVCVLADADDTVIAEAVRTATRFGVRLMADLINVPRPVERGQELESLGVHILNAHVGIDQQMIGRSSLELLATLKGTVGIPIAVAGGLNPVTAAQAVENGADIIIVGGSITHSADVEASARSVREAIDRPGPPVVVTRSREEQIRTILAEVSTPNISDAMHRQGAMSGIWSICGDVKMAGPAVTVQSFAGDWAKPVEAIDVAGKGDVLVVNNEGSTSIAPWGELATLSCIQRGISGVVIDGSVRDVDDIRRMKFPVFARAVVPNAGDPKGFGEINTGIRCAGQEVRPGDWIVGDESGVVVIPKERVYEVARRALEVRKNEERIREEIRRGSTLSKVADLVRWEMKK is encoded by the coding sequence ATGACACGACCCATCCTTCAGGTGGCCCTGGACCTCCTGGAACTCCCCCGTGCGGTCCAGATCGGGAGCGAGGCGGTGAGGGGCGGTGCAGACTGGATCGAGGCAGGCACCCCCCTGATCAAGAGCGAGGGGATGGAAGCAGTCCGGGTTCTCGCGTCCCGTTTTCCGGACCGGCCGATAGTGGCCGATATGAAGATCGCGGATACGGGGGCTCTGGAGGTCGAGATGGCGGCGAAAGCGGGGGCATCGGTCGTATGCGTCCTTGCAGACGCCGATGATACGGTGATCGCCGAGGCGGTCCGGACCGCAACCCGGTTCGGGGTGCGCCTGATGGCCGACCTGATCAACGTCCCGCGGCCCGTTGAACGTGGGCAGGAGCTCGAGTCCCTGGGAGTGCATATCCTCAATGCTCACGTCGGTATAGACCAGCAGATGATCGGCAGGAGTTCACTCGAACTCCTCGCGACCCTCAAGGGTACGGTAGGCATCCCGATCGCCGTCGCCGGCGGACTTAACCCGGTTACCGCAGCCCAGGCAGTGGAGAACGGAGCCGATATCATCATCGTCGGAGGCTCGATCACCCATTCAGCCGATGTCGAAGCGTCCGCCCGCAGTGTGCGGGAGGCGATCGACCGCCCGGGACCGCCTGTCGTGGTCACCAGGTCCAGGGAGGAGCAGATCCGCACCATCCTTGCCGAGGTCTCCACACCGAACATCTCGGATGCGATGCACCGGCAGGGTGCCATGTCGGGGATCTGGTCGATCTGCGGGGACGTGAAGATGGCCGGCCCTGCAGTCACCGTGCAGTCGTTTGCGGGCGACTGGGCAAAACCCGTTGAAGCCATCGATGTCGCGGGGAAGGGGGACGTACTGGTGGTCAACAACGAGGGCTCCACCAGCATCGCCCCCTGGGGAGAGCTGGCGACGCTCTCCTGCATCCAACGGGGCATCTCCGGAGTGGTAATCGACGGGAGCGTCCGCGACGTGGACGATATCCGGAGAATGAAGTTTCCGGTCTTTGCCAGAGCCGTCGTCCCCAACGCGGGCGATCCCAAAGGGTTCGGGGAGATCAATACCGGGATCAGGTGCGCAGGGCAGGAGGTCCGGCCTGGGGACTGGATCGTGGGGGACGAGTCCGGTGTGGTGGTGATCCCGAAGGAACGTGTGTACGAGGTTGCCCGGAGGGCGCTCGAGGTTCGGAAGAACGAAGAACGGATCCGCGAGGAGATCCGCAGGGGGAGCACGCTCTCCAAAGTGGCCGACCTGGTCAGGTGGGAGATGAAAAAATAG